A window of Variovorax sp. HW608 genomic DNA:
CGCGCGGCCGGCGTCACGCTGGTGGACGTGGACATGCCGAAGCTGACGGAACTGAACGGCGCGGTCGGCTTTCCGGTTGCCCTCTACGAGGCGCATGACGACATCGGGGCCTACCTTGCCAGGTACCGCACCGGCGTCGATCTGTCGCAGTTGGCCGCCGGCGTTGTCAGCCCGGACGTCAAGGGCACCTTCGACGGCCTGATCATCCCGCGCAAGCTGCCGGCGCCGAACGGCGTGGTGGACGCCAAGCCTGCCTACGAGAACGCGATGGGCGTAGCCCGCCCGGCGCTGCAGAGGCTCTATCGCGACACCTTCACGAACAACAGGCTGGATGCGCTGGTGTTCCCGACGGTGCCGCGCGTGGCGCTCGCGGCCACGCCGGAGGCCAGCAGCGTCGAGAACTTCGTCGCCCTGATCCAGAACACGGATCCCGGCGGCAATGCGGGCATTCCGGGCCTTCAACTGCCGGCGGCACTGGGCGCCGCTAGCGGACTTCCGGTCGGGCTGGAACTGGATGGGCCGGCCGGGAGCGATCGCAGGCTGCTTGCGCTCGGCCTCGCGATCGAGCCCCTGCTGGGACGGCTGCCGGCACCGGCGAAGTAGCCGCAACCGGGATCGCCGCGGACCTCAGGAGGGGCGATCCCGCCCCGCCAGTCCGGCCAGCGCCGCACGGCGATCGATGCCGAGCTTGTCGAAGATGCGCCGCAGATAGGTGCGGATGGTCGGCACCCCGAGGCCCATGTGCCGCGCGATGTCCTTGTCGGTGAGACCCTGGCACACGGCGGCCGCGACCTCGCGCTCGCGTTCGCTCAGGCGCGACCACGCGGGCGCGGTCTCGCCGGCCGTGGACGCGGTCTTCGCCGGAGCGATGCGCTGCGCGCGTTGCAGCGCTCCCACGAAGGCCGGCTCGATCAGGTCGAGCAGGGCCTTGTCGTGCTCGCTGAAGTCGCCGCGGTGCCGGCGGCGCCAGATGCGCAGGTCGCCCAGTGCGCGGTCGCCGTGGAAGGCGTGGAGATTCATGCCCCAGTGCAGACCGTCGCGCGAGAGGAAGTCGGTAAAGAACGCTGTTCGCATCAGATCGCGCTGAGGCATCACCTCGGTGACGCGGGTGGCGTGTCGGCGCGCCTGCAGGACGAAGGTGATCGGATCGTGGTACTGATGCCAGCGGGTGTAGCGGTCCAGGTTGGCCGGGTCCATGTTCAGCGCGACCCGGCCGCCGAAGGTGTCGCTTTCGGCGTCCCAGACGAAGGAGGCGAACTGGTCTGCCCGCAGCAGGTCGAGCAAGGCCCAGCCGGTGCGCTCGCGGATCTCGCGCTCGCTCTGGTCCTCCGCGAGCAGCGCGAAGATGCTGCGCAGTGCGTGTTGCTCCGAAGCACTCAGGTACATCGCCGCCGCTCCATGACGGGCGCAGTCTGCACAATACGCGACGGTTTGCCAATCACGGTTCTGCATGTCTGCTTCCTCTTCGGGCCCCGCCCTCGCTCCCTGCCCTTGTGGGCGCCGCGATCGCAACGGGCTTTTGCTGCCCTACGCGCAGTGCTGCGGCCGCTATGTCGACGATTTCGAGCACACACCCGCACCGGATGCCGAATCGCTCATGCGGTCGCGCTACACGGCGTTCGTGCGTGAACGCGCGGACTATCTGCTCGCGACGTGGCACGTCTCGACACGGCCTGCGACGCTGGATTTCGAGCCGGGTGTCAAATGGTTGGGGCTGGATGTGCGCACCCATTCGCCTCGCGACGCCGATCATGCGGAAGTGGAATTCGTCGCCCGCCAGCGTGGCAGGTCCGGCGCCGCCGTCCGCCTGCACGAACGCAGCCGCTTCGTGCGCGAGCCTGACGGCGAGCTGAATCGCTGGTACTACCTGGACGGCGATCTGCGCTGACCCGCTCGTCTTCGTGCTCGGCGGCGTGCGATTGTGCACGCGAGCGATACAGTCCGATTCCTTTTGGCCTATTTATCTTCCGGTGCCGCGCCCTCACACTTCGTCCCTGTGGGTTAAAGCGTCCAAAGCGCCTTGCCCCAAGATCAACAACACGAGGCAAGAGGGCAACATGGCGATTGACAAGAAGGTTCGTAGTGCGCAGTGGCAGGGCATCGCATCCGCGCTGTCGCTGGCGGCGGCGCTGCTGGCTGCACCTTCGGCCTATGCGGCCGGCGATGCGCCGCTGCTGACGCCTTTTTCCAGTGCCCAGGGCGGGCAGGCGCCGCAGCCTTGGCGCTTCACCACGCTGCCCAACAAGGCTCCGACACGCTTCGAAGTGGTCCAGGAAGACGGCAAGCGCGTCCTCAAGGTGGATGCGGACCAGTCGTACGGCAACCTCGTCCATCCGGCCCATCTGCCCTTGAACAACAACGCGATGCTGGCCTGGCGCTGGCGTGTCGAGGAATTCGTGGAGGGCGCCGATCTGCGCACCCGCGCGGGCGACGACGGCGCGGCGAAGGTCTGCGTGTTCTTCGACTTCCCGACCGACAAGCTGCCGGTGGGCGAGCGCACACGCCTCGCGCTGGCGCGCAAGGCCACCGGCGAGGACGTGCCTAGCGAAGCGCTGTGCTACGTCTGGGACAACAAGGAAGCCAAGGGCACGGAGCTCACGAATGCCTTCACGAAGCGGGTGCAGATGATCATTCTCGAATCGGGCGCGACGTCCAAGCCCGGCACCTGGGTCGCGGAACGCCGCAACCTGCTCGCGGACTACAAGCGTGCGTTCGGCGGCGAAGCCGGTGACACGGTGCCCGACATCGTGGCGGTCGCGATCTCGGCCGATTCGGACAACACGCACGGCCACGGCATCGCGTATTTCTCCGACCTCGAGTTGCACGGCGCGCCTTCGACGCAGGAAGCGGCGAGCCAGCCGAAGCAAGGGGAATAGCAGACCATTCAACCATCGACCTCCAGGCACCCGAAATGAACGACTTCGTTGCACTCCTCGCCAGCCAGGGCTCGGCCCTGGTGTTCGTCGCCACGCTGGCGGCGCGGCTGGGTGCGCCGGTGCCCGCCGTTCCCTTCCTGGTGGTGGCCGGTGGCTTGACGGTCGGCGGCGAGGTGTCGTTCCTTGCGGTGACCTTGGCGGCGGTGGTCGGCAACATCCTGGGCGATGGTGCATGGTTCCTGGCCGGACG
This region includes:
- a CDS encoding helix-turn-helix transcriptional regulator; protein product: MYLSASEQHALRSIFALLAEDQSEREIRERTGWALLDLLRADQFASFVWDAESDTFGGRVALNMDPANLDRYTRWHQYHDPITFVLQARRHATRVTEVMPQRDLMRTAFFTDFLSRDGLHWGMNLHAFHGDRALGDLRIWRRRHRGDFSEHDKALLDLIEPAFVGALQRAQRIAPAKTASTAGETAPAWSRLSEREREVAAAVCQGLTDKDIARHMGLGVPTIRTYLRRIFDKLGIDRRAALAGLAGRDRPS
- a CDS encoding YchJ family protein: MSASSSGPALAPCPCGRRDRNGLLLPYAQCCGRYVDDFEHTPAPDAESLMRSRYTAFVRERADYLLATWHVSTRPATLDFEPGVKWLGLDVRTHSPRDADHAEVEFVARQRGRSGAAVRLHERSRFVREPDGELNRWYYLDGDLR
- a CDS encoding DUF3047 domain-containing protein, coding for MAIDKKVRSAQWQGIASALSLAAALLAAPSAYAAGDAPLLTPFSSAQGGQAPQPWRFTTLPNKAPTRFEVVQEDGKRVLKVDADQSYGNLVHPAHLPLNNNAMLAWRWRVEEFVEGADLRTRAGDDGAAKVCVFFDFPTDKLPVGERTRLALARKATGEDVPSEALCYVWDNKEAKGTELTNAFTKRVQMIILESGATSKPGTWVAERRNLLADYKRAFGGEAGDTVPDIVAVAISADSDNTHGHGIAYFSDLELHGAPSTQEAASQPKQGE